The following proteins come from a genomic window of Pyxidicoccus sp. MSG2:
- a CDS encoding outer membrane beta-barrel protein, with translation MLPRSIIAGAVALTLASAGTAAAQERKEGKRGDVNVFLRGGVGDYTGDLGELTSTGPAWGLTLNVQPTTFLGFELGYEGSQNNVSDLRLLDEPSLVRQGGSALLKVSPPFLTSIRPFVGAGIGMSYVDVRGTGADLYESDTMQEVPLAAGVEFNSGGLTAGVRATYRVLLSEDFAAQPLADDDGGLLDASFTLGARF, from the coding sequence ATGCTTCCAAGAAGCATCATCGCGGGTGCGGTGGCCCTGACGCTCGCGAGCGCGGGTACGGCCGCGGCGCAGGAGCGCAAGGAAGGCAAGCGAGGAGACGTCAACGTGTTCCTTCGGGGAGGCGTAGGCGACTACACCGGTGACCTGGGCGAATTGACGAGCACCGGCCCCGCGTGGGGCCTGACACTCAACGTACAGCCCACCACCTTCCTCGGCTTCGAATTGGGCTACGAGGGCTCGCAGAACAACGTCAGCGACCTCCGCCTGCTGGACGAGCCGTCGCTCGTGCGCCAGGGCGGCAGCGCGCTCCTCAAGGTGTCCCCGCCCTTCCTCACGTCCATCCGCCCCTTCGTGGGCGCGGGCATCGGCATGTCCTACGTGGACGTGCGGGGCACGGGCGCGGACCTCTACGAGTCGGACACGATGCAGGAGGTGCCCCTGGCGGCCGGCGTCGAGTTCAACAGCGGCGGCCTCACCGCGGGCGTCCGCGCCACGTACCGCGTCCTCCTGAGCGAGGACTTCGCCGCGCAGCCCCTGGCCGACGACGACGGCGGCCTGCTGGACGCGTCCTTCACGCTGGGCGCCCGCTTCTAG
- the queA gene encoding tRNA preQ1(34) S-adenosylmethionine ribosyltransferase-isomerase QueA produces the protein MSSRLSDYDFELPESQIAQAPLAERDASRLLTVNRSTGAWTHRRFAELPDLLREGDLLVLNDARVIPARLLGQKAGTGGRVELLVVRPAAATLTSAALGGAPESLEWICLGQASKGLKPAQRLSFAGGLEAEVLGALGGGEYRVRFHAPPGASLASLLDAAGRLPLPPYITREPDAADAERYQTVYAKASGAVAAPTAGLHFTQALFATLEAKGVRRALVTLDVGPGTFLPVREEELDRHHMHPERFTVPEATAREVNAAHAEGRRVVAVGTTVVRTLESATDPETGLLREGPGETTLFIRPGFRFRQVDALLTNFHLPRSTLVVLVSALLGRERTLAAYAEAVREGYRFFSYGDAMLVSE, from the coding sequence GTGTCGTCACGCCTCTCCGACTACGACTTCGAGCTCCCCGAATCTCAAATCGCCCAGGCCCCCCTGGCCGAGCGCGATGCCTCGCGCCTGCTGACCGTGAACCGGTCCACCGGCGCCTGGACGCACCGCCGCTTCGCCGAGTTGCCGGACCTGCTGCGCGAGGGCGACCTGCTCGTCCTCAACGACGCCCGCGTCATCCCCGCGCGCCTGCTGGGCCAGAAGGCCGGCACAGGCGGCCGCGTGGAGCTGCTCGTGGTGCGCCCGGCTGCCGCCACGCTCACCTCGGCGGCGCTCGGCGGGGCCCCCGAGTCGCTCGAGTGGATCTGCCTGGGCCAGGCCTCCAAGGGGCTCAAGCCCGCCCAGCGGCTGAGCTTCGCCGGGGGCCTCGAGGCCGAGGTACTGGGGGCGCTCGGAGGCGGGGAGTACCGCGTGCGCTTCCACGCGCCCCCGGGCGCCTCGCTGGCCTCGCTGCTGGACGCGGCCGGGCGCCTGCCGCTGCCGCCCTACATCACCCGTGAGCCCGATGCCGCGGACGCCGAGCGCTACCAGACGGTGTACGCGAAGGCCTCCGGCGCCGTGGCCGCGCCCACCGCGGGCCTGCACTTCACGCAGGCGCTCTTCGCCACGCTGGAGGCGAAGGGTGTGCGGCGCGCGCTGGTGACGCTGGACGTGGGGCCGGGCACCTTCCTGCCGGTGCGCGAGGAGGAACTCGACAGGCACCACATGCACCCGGAGCGCTTCACCGTGCCCGAGGCCACCGCGCGCGAAGTCAACGCGGCCCACGCGGAAGGCCGGCGCGTGGTGGCGGTGGGCACCACGGTGGTGCGCACGCTGGAGTCCGCCACGGACCCCGAGACGGGCCTTTTGCGCGAGGGCCCCGGCGAGACGACGCTCTTCATCCGCCCCGGCTTCCGCTTCCGCCAGGTGGACGCGCTGCTCACCAACTTCCACCTCCCACGCTCCACGCTGGTGGTGCTGGTGAGCGCCCTGCTGGGCCGCGAGCGCACGCTGGCGGCCTACGCGGAGGCGGTGCGCGAGGGCTACCGGTTCTTCAGTTACGGCGACGCCATGCTGGTGTCGGAGTGA
- the tgt gene encoding tRNA guanosine(34) transglycosylase Tgt, with protein MDEQQAAQRGEKGDTRVAPGMVRFELLHEDTGTKARRGRLHTPHGPVETPIFMPVGTVGSVKGVGPDDLLTLDAQIILGNTYHLMLRPGEALVGELGGLHRFVSWNRPMLTDSGGFQVFSLSEKRKITEEGAAFQSHLDGARHFLTPERSIDIQETLGADVIMAFDECPPSTEDRAYLEKSLARTTRWLHRCVKAWSRERSSLFGIVQGGLHEDLRKRHAEEVCAVDLPGYALGGYSVGEAPEAMHAGVAYSAPLLPRDKPRYLMGVGTPVDLVTCVEHGVDMFDCVLPTRCARNGLLFTSEGKLVIRNASFAKDPRPVDPACACYTCRNFSRAYLRHLFAAGEILAMRLNTIHNLHYFLGLMADVRRAIAEDRFATFAREFRERSRAQETERTRGR; from the coding sequence ATGGACGAGCAGCAGGCAGCACAGCGCGGCGAGAAGGGCGACACGCGGGTGGCACCGGGAATGGTGCGCTTCGAGCTGCTCCACGAGGACACCGGCACGAAGGCGCGCCGCGGCCGGCTGCACACGCCGCACGGCCCCGTGGAGACGCCCATCTTCATGCCCGTGGGCACCGTGGGCAGCGTCAAGGGCGTGGGGCCGGATGACCTGCTCACGCTCGACGCGCAGATCATCCTCGGCAACACCTACCACCTGATGCTCCGCCCCGGCGAGGCGCTGGTGGGGGAGCTGGGCGGCCTGCACCGCTTCGTGTCCTGGAACCGGCCCATGCTCACCGACAGCGGCGGCTTCCAGGTCTTCAGCCTGTCGGAGAAGCGCAAAATCACGGAGGAGGGCGCCGCCTTCCAGTCGCACCTGGACGGCGCGCGGCACTTCCTCACGCCCGAGCGCTCCATCGACATCCAGGAGACGCTGGGCGCCGACGTCATCATGGCCTTCGACGAGTGCCCGCCCTCCACCGAGGACCGCGCCTACCTGGAGAAGTCCCTGGCGCGCACCACCCGCTGGCTGCACCGGTGCGTGAAGGCGTGGAGCCGCGAGCGCTCCTCCCTCTTCGGCATCGTCCAGGGCGGGCTCCACGAGGATTTGCGCAAGCGCCACGCCGAGGAGGTGTGCGCGGTGGACCTGCCCGGCTACGCGCTGGGCGGCTACTCCGTGGGCGAGGCCCCCGAGGCCATGCACGCGGGCGTGGCGTACTCGGCGCCGCTTTTGCCCCGCGACAAGCCCCGCTACCTCATGGGCGTGGGTACCCCCGTGGACCTGGTCACCTGCGTGGAGCACGGGGTGGACATGTTCGACTGTGTGCTCCCCACCCGTTGCGCACGCAACGGCCTGCTCTTCACCTCGGAGGGCAAGCTCGTCATCCGCAATGCGTCATTCGCGAAGGACCCCAGGCCGGTGGACCCTGCGTGCGCCTGCTACACCTGCCGCAACTTCAGCAGGGCCTACCTCCGCCACCTCTTCGCCGCCGGGGAAATCCTGGCCATGCGGCTCAACACCATCCACAATCTCCACTACTTCCTGGGTTTGATGGCGGACGTCCGGCGGGCCATCGCCGAAGACAGGTTCGCCACCTTCGCCCGCGAATTCCGCGAGCGCTCCCGGGCCCAGGAAACCGAGCGGACCCGTGGCCGCTGA
- a CDS encoding KamA family radical SAM protein has product MQTTPTRGKPETGPAQQPFTYPLRKEFVEPDWRRIPGYKDVSAAEWESAVWQRKHTVKNLKELRATLGALLPEDLAASIERDQKERATMSLLIPPQMLNTMNLDDLWSDPVRRYMLPAFADRLTDWPNHPKASRDSLHEADMWVVEGLTHRYPTKVLAEMLPTCPQYCGHCTRMDLVGNDVPQVQKHKFGVGPKERYEQMLEYLRRTPTVRDVVVSGGDIANLPIQQLEPFVSSLMDIPNIRDIRLASKGLMAIPQHFLQDQVLAGLDRLAKKAVERGVDLAMHTHVNNAAQLTPLVGKAVRKLLDMGFRDVRNQGVLLRGVNDSAQALLDLCFTLLDHAKILPYYFYMCDMIPNSEHWRLSVDKAQKLQHDIMGYMPGFATPRIVCDVPFVGKRWVHQIAEYDRERGISYWTKNYRTGIEANDADALNRKYEYFDPIDTLPEAGQAWWREQQKAA; this is encoded by the coding sequence ATGCAAACGACGCCTACTCGCGGCAAGCCTGAGACCGGCCCCGCCCAACAGCCCTTCACGTATCCGCTCCGCAAGGAGTTCGTCGAACCCGACTGGCGTCGCATCCCCGGGTACAAGGACGTCTCCGCGGCGGAGTGGGAGAGCGCTGTCTGGCAGCGCAAGCACACCGTCAAGAACCTCAAGGAGCTGAGGGCCACCCTCGGCGCGCTCCTGCCGGAGGACCTGGCGGCGAGCATCGAACGGGACCAGAAGGAGCGGGCGACCATGTCGCTGCTCATCCCCCCGCAGATGCTCAACACGATGAACCTGGACGACCTGTGGAGCGACCCGGTGCGGCGCTACATGCTGCCCGCGTTCGCGGACCGGCTCACGGACTGGCCCAACCACCCCAAGGCCAGCCGCGACAGCCTCCACGAGGCGGACATGTGGGTCGTGGAGGGCCTCACGCACCGCTACCCCACCAAGGTGCTGGCGGAGATGCTCCCCACCTGCCCGCAGTACTGCGGCCACTGCACCCGCATGGACCTCGTCGGCAACGACGTGCCCCAGGTGCAGAAGCACAAGTTCGGCGTCGGGCCGAAGGAGCGGTACGAGCAGATGCTCGAGTACCTGCGCCGCACGCCGACGGTGCGCGACGTGGTGGTCTCCGGCGGTGACATCGCCAACCTGCCCATCCAGCAGCTCGAGCCGTTCGTCAGCTCGCTGATGGACATCCCCAACATCCGGGACATCCGCCTGGCCAGCAAGGGGCTGATGGCCATTCCCCAGCACTTCCTCCAGGACCAGGTGCTGGCGGGGCTGGACCGGCTGGCGAAGAAGGCCGTGGAGCGCGGCGTGGACCTGGCGATGCACACGCACGTCAACAACGCGGCGCAGCTCACCCCGTTGGTGGGCAAGGCCGTGCGCAAGCTGCTCGACATGGGCTTCCGCGACGTGCGCAACCAGGGCGTGCTGCTGCGCGGGGTGAACGACAGCGCGCAGGCCCTGCTGGACCTGTGCTTCACGCTGCTCGACCACGCGAAGATCCTGCCGTACTACTTCTACATGTGCGACATGATCCCCAACAGCGAGCACTGGCGGCTGTCGGTGGACAAGGCGCAGAAGCTCCAGCACGACATCATGGGCTACATGCCGGGCTTCGCCACGCCGCGCATCGTCTGTGACGTGCCCTTCGTCGGCAAGCGGTGGGTGCACCAGATCGCGGAGTACGACCGCGAGCGCGGCATCTCCTACTGGACGAAGAACTACCGCACGGGCATCGAGGCGAACGACGCCGACGCGCTCAACCGGAAGTACGAGTACTTCGACCCCATCGACACGCTGCCGGAGGCAGGTCAGGCGTGGTGGCGGGAGCAGCAGAAGGCCGCGTGA
- the yajC gene encoding preprotein translocase subunit YajC, translating into MAESFLILAQAGAGGNPFGTMAFLVALVAIMYFIMIRPQQKQLKEHRALLGALKKGDEVVTSGGMLGKIHLVDERTVTLEVASGVRIRVLKTSISAKGAVAEGAPVAAAEEKKKEEK; encoded by the coding sequence GTGGCTGAGAGCTTTCTGATTCTGGCGCAGGCCGGGGCCGGCGGTAACCCGTTCGGAACCATGGCCTTCCTGGTCGCGCTGGTGGCGATCATGTACTTCATCATGATTCGCCCCCAGCAGAAGCAGCTGAAGGAGCACCGGGCGCTGCTGGGCGCGCTGAAGAAGGGGGATGAGGTCGTCACCTCGGGCGGAATGCTCGGGAAGATCCACCTCGTCGATGAGCGGACCGTGACGCTGGAAGTGGCCAGCGGTGTGCGCATCCGCGTGCTCAAGACTTCCATCAGCGCCAAGGGTGCTGTGGCGGAAGGCGCGCCGGTGGCGGCCGCCGAAGAGAAGAAGAAGGAGGAGAAGTAA
- the secF gene encoding protein translocase subunit SecF, with product MQILKHKTNFDFIGKRKPAIFISTVINLAIIVGIAAAGFNLGVDFAGGTVVELKFNHSVTPTEVRERAQKGGLHDVSVQNIGSADENAFLLRMGGVTQLTEENATKAKAAIQGLGTITNVYPDLANGIINFRSTTPLTPKAISEAVVASGTGVQEVRDLGESSSGHGFDYQVVASGMADKVREVLSQGLETPDFEQRRVDYVGPQVGKQLRNRGIMALVYSMLAILIYVAFRFDFKFGPGALLAMIHDVVMVAGYYLVSRREFNLTSIAALLTIVGYSVNDTIVIYDRIREDMVKYKGKPLAEVINIAVNDTLGRTILTSGVTALSLIGLLIFGVGEIFDFAMAMLVGIIVGTYSSVYIASPLTIWLDERAAAKAAQRGGIDRQQPNAA from the coding sequence ATGCAGATTCTCAAGCACAAGACGAACTTCGACTTCATCGGCAAGCGCAAGCCGGCCATCTTCATCTCCACCGTCATCAACCTGGCCATCATCGTCGGCATCGCCGCGGCGGGGTTCAACCTCGGCGTGGACTTCGCCGGTGGCACGGTGGTGGAGCTGAAGTTCAATCACTCCGTCACGCCCACCGAGGTCCGTGAGCGCGCCCAGAAGGGCGGCCTGCACGACGTCAGCGTGCAGAACATCGGCTCCGCGGACGAGAACGCGTTCCTGCTCCGCATGGGCGGCGTCACCCAGCTCACCGAGGAGAACGCGACCAAGGCCAAGGCGGCCATCCAGGGCCTGGGGACCATCACCAACGTCTACCCGGACCTGGCCAACGGCATCATCAACTTCCGCTCCACCACGCCGCTGACCCCCAAGGCCATCAGCGAGGCGGTGGTCGCCAGTGGCACCGGCGTGCAGGAGGTCCGTGATTTGGGCGAGAGCTCGTCGGGCCACGGCTTCGACTACCAGGTCGTCGCCAGCGGCATGGCCGACAAGGTCCGCGAGGTGCTGAGCCAGGGCCTGGAGACGCCGGACTTCGAGCAGCGCCGCGTGGACTACGTGGGCCCGCAGGTGGGCAAGCAGCTGCGCAACCGCGGCATCATGGCGCTGGTGTACTCGATGCTCGCCATCCTCATCTACGTGGCGTTCCGCTTCGACTTCAAGTTCGGCCCGGGCGCGCTGCTGGCCATGATTCACGACGTCGTCATGGTGGCGGGCTACTACCTGGTGAGCCGGCGCGAGTTCAACCTCACGTCCATCGCCGCGCTGCTCACCATCGTCGGCTACTCGGTGAACGACACCATCGTCATCTACGACCGCATCCGCGAGGACATGGTGAAGTACAAGGGCAAGCCCCTGGCCGAGGTCATCAACATCGCGGTCAACGACACCCTGGGCCGCACCATCCTCACCTCGGGCGTCACGGCGCTGTCCCTCATCGGTCTGCTCATCTTCGGCGTGGGCGAAATCTTCGACTTCGCCATGGCGATGCTGGTGGGCATCATCGTGGGCACGTACTCGTCCGTGTACATCGCCAGCCCGCTGACCATCTGGCTGGACGAGCGCGCCGCGGCGAAGGCGGCCCAGCGCGGTGGCATCGACCGGCAGCAGCCGAACGCGGCCTGA
- a CDS encoding SpoIID/LytB domain-containing protein: MLRPVALVLLLLAPLHALAVETLRIAIEDADGEVRVSGRGLAFGADTEDATFAAIPSGQATLRRRGAKLELNGAPVVGDSVRFRAGSGAPDDAGLPGDEPLKAGSAQVRGDVVVRAHRDGLQLINVIPLEDYLAAVLGSEMPVSFPPEALKAQAVAARTYALQKKLEAYSNAFHLGSSVLHQVYGGVNREDPRTRAAVEATRGQVLTYELAPIEAYFHASCGGRTESGLDALQRDLPYLQPVECPCGKLPASRWKASISDSEVKSALHHPAQGLRVSGRTPTRRVTSVMLGDGASMGGVELRRRLGYTRLKSLDFEVERTDRGYVFSGRGYGHGAGLCQWGAKALADKGRGYQEILSHYYPGAELQQLY, from the coding sequence ATGTTGCGACCTGTTGCACTCGTCCTGCTGCTGCTCGCCCCGCTGCATGCGCTCGCCGTGGAGACTCTTCGCATCGCCATCGAGGATGCGGATGGCGAGGTGCGCGTGAGTGGCCGTGGGCTCGCCTTCGGCGCCGACACCGAGGACGCCACCTTCGCCGCCATCCCCTCCGGCCAGGCCACCCTCCGCCGCCGGGGCGCGAAGCTGGAGCTCAATGGCGCGCCGGTGGTCGGCGACTCCGTGCGCTTCCGCGCCGGCTCCGGCGCCCCCGACGATGCCGGCCTCCCCGGCGACGAGCCGCTCAAGGCCGGCAGTGCCCAGGTGCGCGGCGACGTCGTCGTGCGCGCCCACCGTGATGGGCTCCAGCTCATCAACGTCATCCCCCTGGAGGACTACCTCGCCGCGGTGCTCGGCAGCGAGATGCCCGTGTCCTTTCCGCCGGAGGCCCTCAAGGCCCAGGCCGTGGCCGCGCGCACCTATGCCCTCCAGAAGAAGCTGGAGGCGTACAGCAACGCCTTCCACCTGGGCAGCAGCGTGCTCCACCAAGTGTACGGCGGCGTCAACCGCGAGGACCCGCGCACCCGTGCCGCCGTGGAGGCCACTCGCGGCCAGGTGCTCACCTACGAACTGGCCCCCATCGAGGCCTACTTCCATGCCTCCTGCGGCGGCCGCACCGAGTCCGGCCTGGATGCCCTCCAGCGGGATTTGCCCTACCTCCAGCCCGTCGAGTGCCCCTGCGGCAAGCTGCCCGCCAGCCGCTGGAAGGCCTCCATCTCCGACTCGGAGGTGAAGTCGGCGCTCCATCACCCCGCCCAGGGGCTGCGCGTGTCCGGGCGCACGCCCACCCGCCGGGTGACCAGCGTCATGCTCGGGGACGGTGCCTCGATGGGCGGGGTGGAGCTCCGCCGCCGGCTTGGCTACACGCGCCTCAAGAGTCTGGACTTCGAGGTGGAGCGCACCGACCGCGGTTATGTGTTCTCCGGACGCGGCTATGGCCACGGGGCCGGTCTCTGCCAGTGGGGCGCGAAGGCGCTCGCGGACAAGGGCCGGGGCTACCAGGAGATTCTCTCCCACTACTACCCCGGGGCCGAGCTGCAGCAGCTCTACTGA
- the secD gene encoding protein translocase subunit SecD, with protein sequence MDRGWWWKFGFIVAVTLGTIWFLIPTYYSLVVLDRDQRNNLAVLEQRLPAWAPPARYRLNLGLDLQGGIHMVMRVDTKTALQKRTERRGQQIASYVNDKKLGEVTADTDPEQLQLTLKAKDPATMDAIEKEVLATFTDFKRVSRDGATLVLSPDEGQTNRFREEAVDQAMLVIRRRIDKWGVAEVDVRKLGTDSIQISLPGRSNPEQAKELVGTTAQLEFRMVDDSNPQFFAQMLQQTPPPEGSNITLTQEGGFPQLSSPSREALLAYTKDKTPEGREVLTECIANPVKKNECSSYRTFLVEKNVPLTGESLAGADASLGNLNEPEVNLAFDAQGAREFEKLTEAGVGRRMAIVLDENVHTAPNINEKIGGGRARITMGRMGARSFEEWLGEAQTLALVLKAGALPAPVTVGEIRQVGASLGDELIKKGSLAALVGLALVVLFMAVYYRKSGLIADVALILNGLLILAGLAFFNATLTLPGIAGFVLTLGIAVDANVLINERIREELAHGKSARAAVDQGYDRAFWTIFDAHVTTLIAGFILFFTGTGPVRGFATTLIVGLLASLFTSIVVTRVITTYFVHGRNAQRVSV encoded by the coding sequence ATGGACCGCGGCTGGTGGTGGAAGTTCGGATTCATTGTCGCGGTGACGCTGGGGACCATCTGGTTCCTCATCCCGACCTATTACTCGCTCGTGGTCCTGGACCGCGACCAGCGCAACAACCTGGCGGTGCTCGAACAGCGCCTGCCGGCGTGGGCGCCTCCCGCGCGGTACCGCCTCAACCTGGGGCTGGACCTGCAGGGTGGCATCCACATGGTGATGCGCGTGGACACCAAGACGGCGCTGCAGAAGCGCACCGAGCGCCGTGGGCAGCAGATCGCCAGCTACGTGAATGACAAGAAGCTCGGCGAGGTGACCGCGGATACGGATCCGGAGCAGCTCCAGCTCACCCTGAAGGCCAAGGACCCGGCGACGATGGACGCCATCGAGAAGGAAGTCCTGGCGACCTTCACCGACTTCAAGCGCGTCAGCCGGGACGGCGCCACGCTGGTGCTCTCGCCGGACGAGGGCCAGACGAACCGCTTCCGCGAGGAGGCCGTGGACCAGGCCATGCTCGTCATCCGCCGCCGCATCGACAAGTGGGGCGTGGCGGAAGTGGACGTGCGCAAGCTGGGCACCGACTCCATCCAGATTTCGCTGCCGGGCCGCAGCAACCCGGAGCAGGCGAAGGAGCTGGTGGGCACCACCGCGCAGCTCGAGTTCCGGATGGTGGACGACTCCAATCCCCAGTTCTTCGCGCAGATGCTCCAGCAGACCCCGCCGCCGGAAGGCAGCAACATCACCCTGACGCAGGAGGGTGGCTTCCCGCAGCTGTCCAGCCCGAGCCGCGAGGCGCTGCTGGCCTACACCAAGGACAAGACGCCGGAAGGCCGCGAGGTGCTCACCGAGTGCATCGCCAACCCGGTGAAGAAGAACGAGTGCTCCTCGTACCGCACCTTCCTGGTGGAGAAGAACGTGCCGCTGACGGGCGAGAGCCTGGCGGGCGCGGACGCGTCGCTCGGCAACCTCAACGAGCCGGAAGTCAACCTCGCCTTCGACGCGCAGGGCGCGCGCGAGTTCGAGAAGCTGACCGAGGCGGGCGTGGGCCGGCGCATGGCCATCGTCCTGGACGAGAATGTCCACACGGCGCCGAACATCAACGAGAAGATTGGCGGCGGCCGGGCCCGCATCACCATGGGCCGCATGGGCGCGCGCTCCTTCGAGGAGTGGCTGGGTGAGGCGCAGACGCTGGCGCTGGTGCTGAAGGCGGGCGCGCTGCCGGCCCCGGTGACGGTGGGCGAAATCCGTCAGGTGGGCGCGAGCCTCGGTGACGAGCTCATCAAGAAGGGCAGCCTCGCGGCGCTGGTGGGTCTGGCGCTGGTGGTGCTCTTCATGGCCGTCTACTACCGCAAGTCCGGCCTCATCGCGGACGTGGCGCTCATCCTCAACGGCCTGCTCATCCTCGCGGGGCTGGCGTTCTTCAACGCCACGCTGACCCTACCGGGCATCGCCGGCTTCGTGCTGACGCTGGGCATCGCGGTGGATGCCAACGTGCTCATCAACGAGCGCATCCGCGAGGAACTCGCCCATGGCAAGAGCGCGCGGGCGGCGGTGGACCAGGGCTATGACCGCGCCTTCTGGACCATCTTCGACGCGCACGTGACGACGCTCATCGCCGGCTTCATCCTGTTCTTCACGGGAACCGGTCCGGTGCGGGGCTTCGCCACCACGCTCATCGTCGGCCTGCTGGCCTCGCTCTTCACGTCCATCGTGGTGACGCGCGTCATCACCACCTACTTCGTCCACGGCCGCAACGCGCAGCGGGTCTCTGTCTGA
- a CDS encoding KamA family radical SAM protein, with translation MNSSALPAAQPSEPGTSPRPSLSAEGRQRLFPAATDAEWADWRWHQRHSVRGLEQLERYVPLTSDERAGVQETSALFRIGISPYYLSLIDPEHPFCPVRMQSIPVRAEARIRPGELADPLGEDKTRPEECIVHKYPDRVLFLALDTCSVYCRHCTRRRITQGGVAELSKEQLRRGIEYVRRHPEVRDVLISGGDPFLLSEARLEELLAPLSEIPHVEMIRIGTRVPVVLPMRVTDALASTLRRYAPVFVVTHFNHPKEVTPEAREACERLVDHGVPVENQAVLMRRINSDARIIKELSHVLLRSRVRPYYLHQMDVAEGCEHLRTPIAKGLEILQQLRGHTTGLAVPHLAVDLPGGGGKVTLQPDYVVERGEHETVFRNYKGERYAYPEPEETDCACPYDDVWQARSRAYGVRK, from the coding sequence ATGAACTCCTCGGCGCTTCCGGCGGCCCAGCCGTCGGAGCCTGGCACCTCGCCGCGCCCCTCGCTCAGTGCCGAGGGGCGCCAGCGCCTGTTCCCCGCTGCCACCGACGCGGAGTGGGCGGACTGGCGCTGGCACCAGCGGCACTCGGTGCGAGGCCTGGAGCAGCTCGAACGGTACGTGCCGCTGACGTCCGATGAACGCGCCGGCGTGCAGGAGACGTCCGCGCTGTTCCGCATCGGCATCAGCCCGTACTACCTGTCGCTCATCGACCCGGAGCATCCGTTCTGCCCGGTGCGCATGCAGTCCATCCCCGTGAGGGCCGAGGCGCGCATCCGTCCGGGCGAGCTGGCGGACCCGCTCGGTGAGGACAAGACGCGCCCCGAGGAGTGCATCGTCCACAAGTACCCGGACCGCGTGCTCTTCCTCGCGCTCGACACGTGCTCCGTCTACTGCCGGCACTGCACGCGGCGGCGGATTACGCAGGGCGGGGTGGCGGAGCTCTCCAAGGAGCAGTTGCGCCGGGGCATCGAGTACGTCCGGCGGCACCCGGAAGTGCGCGACGTGCTCATCTCCGGGGGAGACCCGTTCCTGCTGAGCGAGGCGCGGCTGGAGGAGTTGCTCGCGCCGCTGAGCGAGATTCCCCACGTGGAGATGATTCGCATCGGCACGCGCGTCCCCGTGGTCCTTCCCATGCGCGTCACCGACGCCCTGGCGAGCACCCTGCGGCGCTACGCGCCCGTCTTCGTCGTCACCCACTTCAACCACCCGAAGGAAGTGACGCCCGAAGCGCGCGAGGCGTGCGAGCGGCTGGTCGACCACGGCGTACCGGTGGAGAACCAGGCCGTGCTGATGCGGCGGATCAACTCCGACGCGCGCATCATCAAGGAACTCTCCCACGTGCTGCTGCGCAGCCGCGTGCGGCCCTACTACCTGCACCAGATGGACGTGGCCGAGGGCTGCGAGCACCTGCGCACGCCCATCGCGAAGGGGCTGGAAATCCTGCAGCAGCTTCGCGGGCATACCACCGGCCTCGCCGTGCCCCACCTCGCGGTGGACCTGCCCGGCGGCGGCGGCAAGGTGACGCTCCAGCCGGACTACGTCGTGGAGCGCGGCGAGCACGAGACGGTGTTCCGCAACTACAAGGGCGAGCGCTACGCCTATCCGGAGCCGGAAGAGACCGACTGCGCCTGCCCCTACGATGACGTGTGGCAGGCCCGCTCGCGGGCGTACGGCGTTCGAAAGTAG